A genomic window from Cryobacterium sp. SO2 includes:
- a CDS encoding LLM class flavin-dependent oxidoreductase has translation MKISTEPARSVELGVFLPVGSGGWITSTTSPQLPATYDYNRDVTVLAEELGFDFALSMAKWRGYGGPSAHWDTTLESISTMAGLAEATSRIKVWATVHTMVFHPAVVAKMGAVIDQISNGRFGLNIVAGSNPSDQGQFGLWRDLDHAGRYALAEEWITVARRLWTEERVDFEGEFFTLTDCVSSPKPAALPPVICAGGSDRGFKFTIDHCAGSLLQGGDDDRHIALGRRAKEIARESNKPDFKTYGLFTLVPGLTDADAQARVDDYNAGVDLIALENQAREYGADTAKENTSAKNFVQARTDAVAVGKSALVGSPETIARRLAYAVREAQLDGVTIIVPEFIDDLRVIGEQVAPLLAEFGVSTLAASGVPA, from the coding sequence ATGAAGATCTCCACCGAACCCGCGCGATCCGTGGAACTGGGAGTGTTTCTCCCGGTCGGCAGTGGCGGCTGGATCACCTCGACCACGAGCCCGCAGCTTCCCGCGACGTACGACTACAACCGCGACGTCACCGTGCTCGCCGAGGAACTCGGCTTCGACTTCGCCCTGAGCATGGCCAAGTGGCGCGGCTACGGCGGACCGAGCGCGCACTGGGACACCACCCTGGAGTCCATCTCGACGATGGCCGGACTGGCCGAGGCCACCAGCCGCATCAAGGTCTGGGCGACGGTGCACACCATGGTCTTCCACCCGGCCGTTGTGGCCAAGATGGGCGCGGTGATCGACCAGATCTCCAACGGCCGGTTCGGGCTCAACATCGTCGCCGGGTCCAACCCGTCCGACCAGGGCCAGTTCGGGCTCTGGCGCGATCTCGACCACGCCGGACGCTACGCGCTCGCCGAGGAATGGATCACGGTCGCGCGCCGGCTCTGGACCGAGGAGCGGGTCGACTTCGAGGGGGAGTTCTTCACCCTCACCGACTGCGTCTCCAGCCCGAAGCCGGCCGCCCTGCCGCCGGTGATCTGCGCCGGTGGCTCCGACCGCGGCTTCAAGTTCACCATCGACCACTGCGCCGGCAGTCTGCTGCAGGGCGGCGACGACGACCGCCACATCGCCCTGGGCCGGCGGGCGAAGGAGATCGCCCGGGAGTCGAACAAGCCCGACTTCAAGACCTACGGCCTGTTCACCCTGGTGCCCGGTCTGACGGATGCCGACGCCCAGGCCAGGGTGGACGACTACAACGCCGGTGTCGACCTGATCGCCCTGGAGAACCAGGCCAGGGAGTACGGCGCGGACACCGCGAAGGAGAACACCTCGGCGAAGAACTTCGTGCAGGCCAGGACAGACGCCGTGGCGGTGGGCAAATCGGCCCTTGTCGGCTCGCCGGAGACCATCGCCCGCCGGCTGGCCTACGCGGTGCGGGAGGCGCAGCTGGACGGCGTCACCATCATCGTGCCCGAGTTCATCGACGACCTGCGCGTGATCGGCGAGCAGGTGGCGCCGCTGCTCGCGGAGTTCGGCGTGAGCACCCTCGCCGCGAGCGGAGTGCCTGCCTGA
- a CDS encoding Hsp20/alpha crystallin family protein, which yields MMAGGVARRDRFELPDSVRRFFEGDWETAALRVEEYQEGSTLVVKAEIPGIDPEKDVDISVSDGVLHIQAERQERTEHKEKGGYRTEFRYGSFARDITLPSGSKDADVSASYRDGVLEVRVPVAERAETRAKIPVTRG from the coding sequence ATGATGGCTGGTGGAGTGGCACGCCGCGACCGATTCGAACTGCCCGACTCGGTGCGACGCTTTTTCGAGGGTGACTGGGAGACCGCCGCCCTGAGGGTGGAGGAGTACCAGGAGGGCAGCACGCTGGTCGTGAAGGCTGAGATCCCCGGCATCGACCCGGAGAAGGACGTGGACATCTCGGTGTCGGACGGGGTGCTGCACATCCAGGCCGAACGCCAGGAGCGCACGGAGCACAAGGAGAAGGGCGGCTATCGCACCGAGTTCCGGTACGGGTCGTTCGCCCGGGACATCACGCTGCCCAGCGGCAGCAAGGACGCCGACGTCTCGGCGAGCTACCGCGATGGCGTGCTCGAGGTGCGGGTGCCCGTCGCAGAACGGGCGGAGACCCGCGCGAAGATCCCGGTCACCCGCGGCTGA
- a CDS encoding serine hydrolase domain-containing protein encodes MTASTDQRLTILAERLAARTHTPTLWRLERPDAGWSWSHGDQAQPFFLASITKLYVTALILQLCDEGLLTLDSPAAGYLPAGTLTGLNTVGGTDNGGSITVRMLLAQTSGLADYFEGPGGMLGTLLQHDLGWSDADALDRGRGMPARFAPGSTRAHYSDTNFQLLGMIIEAVTGATFEEAVTDRILDRAALGETWPFTAAALGRYDDILPIRSGTTDLRIPLAMASVRAQGGLVSSAPDAIRFLRAFVAGAFFDVRHLSDLTASPHRVFGPISYGLGVMRFQIPRLLSPFAPIPVLVGHSGSTGTVLYHSPQHDLFITGAVNKLDSATVMHQYLARMAAAAAWGGR; translated from the coding sequence GTGACAGCTTCGACCGACCAGCGCCTGACCATTCTCGCGGAGCGCCTGGCAGCCCGCACACACACACCCACCCTCTGGCGGCTGGAGCGTCCGGACGCCGGCTGGTCGTGGTCGCACGGCGACCAGGCCCAGCCGTTCTTCCTGGCCAGCATCACCAAGCTCTACGTCACCGCGCTCATCCTGCAACTGTGCGACGAGGGCCTGCTCACCCTGGACTCCCCCGCCGCCGGATACCTGCCGGCCGGCACCCTGACCGGCCTGAACACCGTCGGCGGCACCGACAACGGCGGCTCGATCACGGTGCGGATGCTGCTGGCCCAGACCAGCGGGCTGGCCGACTACTTCGAGGGCCCCGGCGGCATGCTCGGCACCCTGCTGCAGCACGACCTCGGCTGGAGCGACGCCGACGCGCTCGACCGCGGCCGCGGCATGCCCGCCCGGTTCGCGCCCGGCTCCACTCGCGCGCACTACTCCGACACCAACTTCCAGCTGCTCGGCATGATCATCGAGGCCGTCACCGGCGCGACCTTCGAGGAGGCCGTCACCGACCGCATCCTCGACCGGGCGGCGCTGGGCGAGACCTGGCCGTTCACCGCGGCGGCCCTCGGACGGTACGACGACATCCTGCCGATCCGCTCCGGCACGACCGACCTGCGGATCCCGCTGGCCATGGCCTCGGTTCGGGCGCAGGGCGGGCTCGTATCGAGCGCGCCGGATGCGATCCGCTTCCTGCGTGCGTTCGTGGCCGGCGCGTTCTTCGACGTGCGCCACCTGAGCGACCTCACCGCCTCGCCGCACCGGGTGTTCGGCCCGATCTCCTACGGCCTGGGCGTGATGCGCTTCCAGATCCCGCGGCTGCTGTCCCCGTTCGCACCGATTCCGGTGCTGGTCGGCCACTCCGGCTCGACCGGCACCGTTCTGTACCACTCACCGCAGCACGACCTGTTCATCACGGGAGCCGTCAACAAGCTCGACAGCGCCACCGTCATGCACCAGTACCTCGCCCGGATGGCCGCTGCCGCCGCCTGGGGCGGGCGCTGA
- a CDS encoding arsenate reductase ArsC, whose translation MPDTATTPAVKPTVLFVCVHNAGRSQMAAGYLAALSGGRVEVLSAGSEPKDQINPVAIAAMAEDGIDIADNVPKILTVEAVKDSDVVITMGCGDACPIFPGKRYEDWELADPAGQGIDAVRPIRDDIKARIQALLAEILPAAD comes from the coding sequence ATGCCTGACACCGCCACTACTCCCGCTGTGAAGCCCACAGTCCTGTTCGTCTGCGTGCACAACGCCGGCCGGTCGCAGATGGCCGCCGGCTACCTCGCCGCCCTCTCCGGTGGCCGGGTCGAGGTGCTGTCCGCTGGCTCGGAGCCCAAGGACCAGATCAACCCCGTGGCCATCGCGGCTATGGCCGAGGACGGCATCGACATCGCCGACAATGTGCCGAAGATCCTCACGGTCGAGGCCGTCAAGGACTCCGACGTCGTGATCACCATGGGCTGCGGCGACGCCTGCCCGATCTTCCCCGGCAAGCGCTACGAGGACTGGGAACTGGCCGACCCGGCCGGCCAGGGCATCGACGCGGTGCGCCCGATCCGCGACGACATCAAGGCGCGTATCCAGGCCCTGCTCGCCGAGATCCTGCCCGCCGCCGACTGA